A genomic window from Gemmatimonadaceae bacterium includes:
- a CDS encoding fumarylacetoacetate hydrolase family protein, producing MSRPSKIVCAGRTYREHAKELGNAVSTVPLIFLKPPSTVIASGDAIVLPRDAGRVDFEGEIGVVIGTTLRKASAAEAARAVRGIVAVNDVSARDWQKADAQWWRAKGSDTFCPIGEERRGAVDLNALTVVTRVNGEECQRGQASEMVFPIAELLSYISQSMTLEPGDVVATGTPAGVKPLQPGDEVEVEVVGWSRVRNPVVAEA from the coding sequence ATGAGCCGCCCATCCAAGATCGTCTGCGCGGGGCGCACGTATCGCGAGCACGCCAAGGAGCTTGGCAACGCGGTCTCCACGGTCCCGCTCATCTTCCTGAAGCCACCGTCCACGGTGATCGCCAGCGGGGACGCGATCGTGCTGCCCCGCGATGCCGGCCGCGTGGACTTCGAGGGCGAGATCGGCGTGGTCATTGGCACGACGCTCCGGAAGGCGAGTGCGGCGGAGGCCGCGCGCGCGGTGCGCGGCATCGTCGCGGTAAACGACGTCTCAGCGCGCGATTGGCAGAAGGCCGACGCGCAGTGGTGGCGCGCGAAGGGCTCCGACACCTTCTGCCCGATCGGCGAGGAGCGCCGCGGCGCGGTGGACCTCAATGCGCTGACGGTGGTGACGCGCGTGAACGGCGAGGAGTGCCAGCGCGGCCAGGCCAGCGAGATGGTGTTTCCGATCGCTGAGCTGCTGTCGTACATCTCGCAGTCGATGACGCTCGAACCCGGCGACGTAGTCGCGACGGGGACGCCGGCCGGCGTGAAGCCGCTGCAGCCCGGCGACGAAGTGGAGGTCGAGGTGGTCGGCTGGAGCCGCGTGCGCAATCCGGTGGTGGCCGAGGCGTGA
- a CDS encoding DUF2723 domain-containing protein, translated as MSETLDYRPSYFAAAVAAVLTFLLYLITLSPETAMWDTSEYIAAAYTLGLPHPPGNPFFVLVGRVFTILPIAPNVAMRVNLLAALSSAVSAGMWFLITERVLVGWFEKRWQRVMGGALAVLIGATAFTVWSNSVVNEKVYTFSLVGLAVCAWLIVRWCDEPDAPGANKLLILVAYLCGLGYANHMAGMLVAPAALIAVLYRKPAVLMQWRLIAACVGALILGATPFATQPIRAAHNPPINEGEPTACREGLKLSCTLSKGTYTAFMYNFNRGQYGKPSVTERMAPFTAQVGMWWLYFKWQWVRDAAGERPGLQGGLAAIFLLLGIIGGWVHYRRDPRSFAFFGPLMLTLTLGLIYYLNFRYGASQSPELGMNVDREVRDRDYFYLWSFSAWSVWAALGLVYVWESIAVVIGRERVTVGKESYDLPTNRGWALGAPILLIAFIPLVANWTAASRAGQTDTADVAIDMLNSVEPYGILVTVGDNDTFPLWYAQEVLGIRKDVTVANTSLLNTDWYTRQLIRREVFEYDQANGPAAFRDGEWTKPAGPILKMTLEDADLVPVYQELRTPQRFTKGELVATLEPQVLSRADILVLRMILDNDHRAVHFSRTSGGLAEQLGLREYVVIQGHTRKLLPRRATETESIVRVPGTGLVDVTRSAALWNEFRAPASLANRSMWVDQPSIGLPGLVVNTGIITAAAMERAGHEAAADSVNDQVRAIATAMGFADLVAQMQATRQPRIAPGSDMLQSFPVPGADSPAGRRP; from the coding sequence ATGAGCGAGACCCTCGACTACCGCCCGTCCTACTTCGCCGCAGCCGTCGCGGCCGTGCTGACCTTCCTCCTGTACCTCATCACGCTCTCGCCCGAGACGGCGATGTGGGACACGAGCGAATACATCGCGGCGGCGTATACGCTGGGCCTGCCGCACCCGCCGGGGAACCCGTTCTTCGTGCTGGTCGGGCGCGTCTTCACCATCCTGCCGATCGCGCCCAACGTCGCGATGCGCGTGAACCTGCTGGCGGCGCTGTCCTCGGCGGTCTCGGCCGGGATGTGGTTCCTCATCACCGAGCGTGTGCTCGTGGGTTGGTTCGAGAAGCGCTGGCAGCGCGTGATGGGCGGTGCGCTGGCGGTGCTGATCGGCGCGACGGCGTTCACGGTGTGGAGCAACTCGGTGGTCAACGAGAAGGTCTACACCTTCTCGCTGGTGGGCCTGGCCGTCTGCGCGTGGCTGATCGTGCGCTGGTGCGACGAACCCGACGCCCCGGGCGCCAACAAGTTGCTGATCCTCGTGGCCTACCTCTGCGGCCTGGGCTATGCCAACCATATGGCCGGGATGCTCGTGGCCCCGGCGGCGCTGATCGCCGTGCTGTACCGCAAGCCGGCGGTGCTGATGCAATGGCGGCTGATCGCGGCCTGCGTCGGCGCGCTGATCCTCGGCGCGACGCCGTTCGCGACGCAGCCAATTCGTGCGGCACACAACCCGCCGATCAACGAAGGCGAGCCCACGGCCTGCCGTGAGGGCCTGAAGCTCTCGTGCACGCTCTCGAAGGGCACGTACACCGCCTTTATGTACAACTTCAACCGCGGGCAGTACGGCAAGCCCTCGGTGACGGAGCGGATGGCGCCGTTCACGGCGCAGGTCGGAATGTGGTGGCTGTACTTCAAGTGGCAGTGGGTGCGCGACGCCGCTGGCGAGCGTCCGGGCCTGCAGGGCGGATTGGCGGCCATTTTCCTCCTGCTCGGCATCATCGGCGGCTGGGTGCACTACCGACGCGACCCCCGAAGTTTCGCGTTCTTCGGGCCGCTGATGCTCACGCTCACGCTCGGACTCATCTACTACCTGAACTTCCGGTACGGTGCCTCCCAGTCGCCGGAACTCGGGATGAACGTGGACCGCGAGGTCCGCGACCGTGACTACTTCTATCTCTGGTCCTTCTCGGCCTGGTCCGTATGGGCCGCGCTGGGGCTGGTGTACGTGTGGGAGTCGATCGCGGTGGTCATCGGCCGCGAGCGCGTGACCGTCGGCAAGGAGAGCTACGACCTGCCGACCAACAGGGGCTGGGCGCTGGGCGCTCCGATCCTGCTCATCGCGTTCATCCCGCTGGTCGCCAACTGGACGGCCGCCTCGCGTGCCGGCCAGACCGACACCGCCGACGTCGCCATCGATATGCTCAACTCGGTGGAGCCCTACGGCATCCTCGTGACCGTCGGCGACAACGACACCTTCCCGCTCTGGTACGCGCAGGAAGTGCTCGGCATCCGCAAGGATGTCACCGTCGCCAACACCTCGCTGCTGAACACCGACTGGTACACGCGCCAACTCATCCGTCGCGAGGTCTTCGAGTATGACCAGGCCAACGGCCCGGCCGCGTTCCGCGACGGAGAGTGGACCAAGCCCGCAGGCCCGATCCTCAAGATGACGCTGGAGGACGCCGACCTCGTCCCGGTGTACCAGGAGCTGCGCACGCCGCAGCGCTTCACCAAGGGCGAGCTCGTCGCCACGCTGGAGCCGCAGGTGCTGTCGCGCGCCGACATCCTCGTGCTGCGGATGATTCTCGACAACGACCACCGGGCGGTGCACTTCAGCCGCACCTCCGGCGGGCTGGCCGAACAGCTCGGCCTTCGCGAGTACGTCGTGATTCAGGGGCACACGCGGAAGCTGTTGCCGCGGCGCGCGACCGAAACCGAGAGCATCGTCCGCGTGCCGGGAACCGGCTTGGTGGACGTCACGCGTTCCGCCGCGCTGTGGAACGAGTTCCGCGCGCCGGCCTCGCTGGCCAACCGCAGTATGTGGGTCGACCAGCCCAGCATCGGCCTGCCGGGCCTGGTCGTGAACACCGGCATCATCACGGCCGCGGCGATGGAGCGCGCCGGTCACGAGGCGGCGGCAGACTCGGTGAACGACCAAGTGCGTGCGATCGCGACGGCGATGGGCTTCGCGGACCTGGTGGCGCAGATGCAGGCGACGCGGCAGCCGCGCATCGCGCCGGGCTCGGATATGCTCCAGTCGTTCCCTGTGCCGGGGGCGGACAGCCCGGCCGGGCGGCGCCCCTAA
- a CDS encoding glutamate--tRNA ligase: MSTPRLRFAPSPTGYLHVGGARTALFNWLLARKLGGQFLLRVEDTDKARSTDESTRAIFEGLRWLGLDWDEEVVFQGANLERHRADAQRLLDAGKAYRCFCTTEELAERRAAAEAAGGAFSYDRRCDKLPQDEIARRVAAGTPFVLRFRVPDGETAWEDLVHGRISFPNKDIDDFVILRSDATPIYNHAVVSDDIAMRITLVMRGDDHISNTPKQILLYEALGAALPQFAHLPMIHGTDGKKLSKRHGATAVGDYQHKGILPQAMVNFLALLGWSPGGDFDEVMTRERLVEAFSADGLLKKAAVFDPAKLEWMNGQHLARMPIAEAAALLRGPLVAAGLTSEDWLDANAAWYHKLLELLRVRARLTDELVAQAKPYFSDDFAYEADAVAKQWKDPVLAQSLLEACGDALRALEPFDEATMEPAMRALAESKGVGAGKLLQPLRVALVGSAASPGIFEVMALLGRERTLARIARAVAHLGRSAG; the protein is encoded by the coding sequence GTGTCCACTCCGCGCCTCAGATTCGCCCCCAGCCCCACCGGCTACCTCCACGTCGGCGGTGCCCGCACCGCGCTCTTCAACTGGCTCCTCGCCCGCAAGCTCGGCGGCCAGTTCCTGCTGCGAGTCGAGGACACGGACAAGGCGCGCTCCACCGACGAGTCCACGCGCGCCATCTTCGAGGGCCTGCGCTGGCTGGGGCTCGACTGGGACGAAGAGGTGGTGTTTCAGGGGGCGAACCTCGAGCGGCACCGCGCCGATGCGCAGCGCCTGCTCGACGCCGGCAAGGCCTACCGCTGCTTCTGCACCACCGAGGAGCTGGCCGAGCGCCGGGCGGCCGCGGAGGCCGCCGGCGGCGCCTTCAGCTACGACCGTCGCTGCGACAAGCTGCCGCAGGACGAGATCGCGCGCCGCGTCGCCGCCGGAACGCCCTTCGTGCTGCGCTTCCGTGTGCCCGACGGCGAGACGGCTTGGGAGGACCTGGTCCACGGCCGCATCAGCTTCCCGAACAAGGACATCGACGACTTCGTCATCCTGCGCTCGGACGCCACGCCGATCTACAACCACGCCGTGGTCTCCGACGACATCGCGATGCGCATCACGCTGGTGATGCGCGGCGACGACCACATCTCCAACACGCCCAAGCAGATCCTGCTGTACGAGGCCCTCGGCGCGGCGCTGCCGCAGTTCGCGCACCTGCCGATGATCCACGGCACCGACGGCAAGAAGCTCTCCAAGCGCCACGGCGCCACGGCCGTCGGCGACTACCAGCACAAGGGCATCCTGCCGCAGGCGATGGTGAACTTCCTCGCCCTGCTCGGTTGGTCGCCGGGCGGGGACTTCGACGAAGTGATGACCCGCGAGCGGCTGGTCGAGGCCTTCAGCGCCGACGGCCTGCTCAAGAAGGCCGCGGTGTTCGATCCGGCCAAGCTGGAGTGGATGAACGGGCAGCACCTCGCGCGGATGCCGATCGCCGAAGCCGCGGCCTTGCTGCGCGGTCCGCTGGTGGCGGCCGGCCTCACCAGCGAGGACTGGCTCGACGCCAACGCGGCGTGGTACCACAAGCTGCTCGAGCTGCTGCGCGTGCGTGCGCGGCTCACCGATGAACTCGTGGCGCAGGCCAAGCCCTACTTCAGCGACGATTTCGCCTACGAGGCCGACGCCGTCGCCAAGCAGTGGAAGGACCCTGTCCTCGCGCAGTCGCTGCTCGAGGCCTGCGGCGACGCCCTGCGCGCGCTGGAGCCCTTCGACGAAGCGACGATGGAGCCGGCGATGCGCGCGCTCGCCGAGTCCAAGGGCGTCGGCGCGGGGAAACTCCTGCAGCCGCTGCGCGTGGCGTTGGTCGGGTCGGCGGCTTCGCCGGGCATCTTCGAGGTGATGGCCCTGCTCGGCCGCGAGCGCACGCTGGCGCGCATCGCCCGCGCGGTCGCGCATCTGGGTAGGTCCGCCGGCTAG